The following coding sequences lie in one Mesorhizobium sp. NZP2298 genomic window:
- the nifX gene encoding nitrogen fixation protein NifX encodes MSSVRRLSLVTDEVHAPMTDRRAGALRVAIATQDMTNLNAHFGSAKRFAVYDVTREEWHLVEAVAFDDVSDESGKRRTEGDDRVMPKVEALKGCHLLFCLAIGGPSAAKVISAKIHPIKVPQPQTIQEVLLRTQMMLRTCPPPWLRKVLAEAGVAEKKPSFEDED; translated from the coding sequence ATGAGCTCCGTTCGTCGCCTCTCACTCGTCACTGACGAGGTTCACGCACCGATGACGGACCGACGGGCAGGCGCATTGCGCGTAGCCATCGCCACGCAAGACATGACGAATCTCAATGCCCATTTCGGGTCGGCCAAGCGCTTTGCTGTCTACGACGTGACGCGCGAGGAGTGGCATCTCGTGGAAGCCGTGGCCTTCGATGACGTTTCCGATGAGAGCGGGAAGCGTCGGACCGAGGGCGATGACCGCGTCATGCCGAAGGTGGAGGCGCTGAAGGGCTGCCATCTGCTGTTTTGTCTGGCCATCGGCGGGCCTTCGGCAGCCAAGGTTATTTCGGCAAAAATCCATCCAATCAAGGTGCCGCAGCCACAAACCATCCAAGAGGTGCTGTTGCGCACGCAGATGATGCTGAGAACGTGTCCTCCGCCCTGGCTGCGCAAGGTGCTGGCCGAAGCTGGTGTCGCCGAAAAGAAACCCTCCTTCGAGGATGAGGACTGA